In the genome of Hydra vulgaris chromosome 06, alternate assembly HydraT2T_AEP, the window attctttttttgtaatcttttgtagatggaaaaattactgttttttttttttttaaatttaaaaaattactgtttttactaaattttgttttttaacttaataacttaagagtcattttttgtaagaatcagGCAGTCAATGGAAGTGACCTCCtccaaattgcttgaattttttatatattgatcagaatatagaaaaaacctgttggggaaaaaaaaaattttcaaaaatgtttcgttcactcggaatctgggcttaaatttttgagatttttttaaaaatttttagaaatttagtttttgccacctttgaacccattttttggcaaggcaaaaagttgcacatagcttttgtagttaatatcagacgtaacccaaaagctctctccaaaaaatataaaaaagttgcgtgacactgtgcggttggctaattatcatagttcaaaatacctaaggcctattaatatattaaggcttgaaattggaaaaaaatgttttagtatacttacaaaatgaaccattacggcagaggcgcttagttttgtaaaaatgtaaacatatccaactgtcaatacaaaaaggtcctaacataataataaaaaaaattcgtgtgatctttagatattaagttaaaaataaaggtacaaattgttaaaaatgattaagtacGAAGAGATATTTTTTTGGACACACAGATGAGGTTTTCGCtcacaataaaatttctatcattcaaaattagcatttagcattacacaaaacattgcacgtaatgttaagaaaaaatttaagcgtTTCTGACTATGATATAGAAATcataacaattgaaataaataataataaaaaacaatacatgatcagaagtgaattatttaaatttacgtcATAACCAAATAACTTGTGGTGATCGAATGGAAGAAGAATCGCTGATATCACGattgtggagaaacaagttagtTGGCGGTTGTttactttaccataaaaatgtcttaactttattttaacgatctttaaaatttgcataaatagaGTAGATATTTTATCATTGCTATTGAGAAATAGGTACTGCATAAATAGAACTTGTTTTTAGTTGAGtatgaaacaaaacaaatatttttatgaaaactgttgttgcttttcaaaaggaaattgtggatcattcaaaaaacataaaattataaacaaaatgttctaCATTCATCAGCTGGGAGATGTTGATGTTAAGAAACACCTCATCAACTTAAaggtaattatgtattttaaatttacgcaGACtgtaatataacttttataattacatactttataacttctctGCAATAAGATTTTGAGACAaagttctttaaacaaaaaaaaatagctcttttaattaattcctcactcttttaataaataatcactaaattaaTCACACTCTtgcaatattgtattttaataataacaacaatgtatttcaaacttgtaaacatttttcgtGAAGAGTCAGATTATAAACAATGCTTTAAATGACAcacttaataattgtttaaaaaattgtttttaggtcATGCGATTAAACGATAATAATATTTGGGAAGAAAATGGACTTATTGCAAATAGACTTGAAAGAAATCTTGAAAAGGATGAACAAATATGTGCTTTTCACCGGTACACGTTTGGTATTGCATGGAGTCCTCCAAAAACATGCTTTCATCCTCACCatctaaatataaaaggaaaaaaatctcCCGCTTTAAGGGCGTCACCAATACATGTCGTCATATCAATGTCAAAGCGATACAATGAAGTATTTTCAGTTGGTGCAATGCTGTGTTTTACCCATTTAAAGCAAGAAACTGCTTTATCTAGAGTCAACGAAAACACCAATTTATGTACAGAAACACAAACACAACAAGAACAAACATATATGACACCTGCTACTCCAGATGAAGAATTTGATCCCGGTGAAATTAATGTTTCACAGGAGATTTTGGACGAATCTCTAAGAAGCCGTGAGAGTGTAACTGAGGTTCTTAATGCAAGtccaataaaatttagattaaaaaggaagttcgaatatctggaagatactactaaagataagttaaaacgCAAGTATGTTCGcctagaaaacttattaaagaaaaaatttgtggAAGCTGTTGCTCCTGGACAAGAGGAAATACTTATAGATTTTCTTAACAgtaaaaatgttgatgaaataaatagcCCTCTCCCAATTGAAATTATTCGTGCTCAGAAAGTATATAAGCAAAGTGATTCCATGGGAAAGTTAGTTATCCTCTCATTATTAGACCATACCAAGTAtaccaaaaagtttataatgaacACATTTGAGTGTACCAAACATCGTATAGAAACAGAAAGAAAATGGCATGCATCTCATAAAGGGTTGGCAGAAGAAAGTATTCGTCCGATCTAGTCTTGATCAAACAAAGTGTGAACATTTCTTAGACTTTATATTTACAAGCGGTATTTTGCATGATGTTGCTTATGgaataaccaaattaaaatacgACAGCGGTGAAGAACAAAAGATAGTGCATGCAATACTGACGACAAAATATAGCCACGCTATCATGTTCTATCGAAAAAGTTGTagtgaaaacaattatatacCATTATCTGATTCAAGTTTGTGGAAAGTATTGCATGCAATAAAACCTTCAAGTCGGAAAAGCTTAGCTGGATTAGATGATGTTACTGCTTCAGGCATGAATGGTTttcaaacattacaaaaattggcACAAAAATTTAGTTCTAAATCTCTCGAAGCTGCccttgaaaaaggaaaaaggtatttgaaaacaAGTTATCAAACCAATTGTAGTGTCAATGACTCAAACATTTCTTCTCATAGCTCAAAACATGCCTTATCAGATtcatctgaaaaaaatcttcaatccaACACAGAGATATCAGAAGTGGTATGTGCCGATTGCTATGATTTGTGCAAAGCTATCGAGATGATCAAAGAACTAACAATTCAAAATTCTGACGATGCTGATTCTatttatgatttggaaattgctgTAAAGGATGTATTCAACTACATAAAACACCTGATGAGAGATTCTCAATAGAAAAAGGCAAAAATCGAAGCTTTTAAGCAATTAAACGATGAAACTGCTTTCTGGcttaaagatttttgtcaaaaaattcttCCGGTTCGATACAGAGAGAACCAAAGAGAGTATTTTGGCAAGAAAGGAATGAGTTTACATGTGGATATATTCTTCATAAAAATAGCAGGAAAGTTATTCAAACGTGTTTACTTTACTTCAATGTATAGGTGTGATCAGGGAATAGGTGATGTTGTTTCGTTAGCCACTGTAGTTTTAGACCAATTCAGAATTGATCAACCGCATATCAagaaaatgtttaccaaatctgATAATGCCGGCTGCTATCAGGGAAATCTTTCAGCTGAAGCAATCTACAATGTATGCAAAGAGAGAGATATAAAGTTGCTGAGATATGATTATAATGAACCCTGTTGTGGAAAAGATCAATGTGACAGGGAGAGTGCAGTTGTAAAGACAATTTTAAGGAGTTACGTTGACTCTGGTAATAATCTTTTGACTGCTGAAGATATACACAAGGCTATGCATTATAGTTTTGGCGCTAAAGATGCAAAAGTAGCAGTTGCTCAAATTAGCAATCATAAAACTGTAGTTACTGGACCAAAGATTAAGAACATTAGCAACTATCACTCATTTGAGTTTGGTGAGAAAAGTATGAAGATGTGGCGTTATTTCAATATCGGTGAGGGAATTGAACAAGAGTATGGAAATCTTAAAATTCAACCCTCGATTAAGTTGTTGTTGCCATATAGCAAAACAGATAATTCAATTAAGCGTAACAAGTCACTTAaggaaaaacagaaaagaagtGACAGGCAATTATATTCATTAAGATTTTGCACTGAAATGAATTGTACTTTATCATTTGAAAGCGATGCTGAGTTAGAAGAACACATGCTATCCGGTCTTCATACAGTTCCGAAATCATTAACATCATTGGATAAAGTTCGCAACTCGTTTGTTCATAAGATGAAAATTACTTCACAACTAAATATGCCAATTTCTTCATCCTCTAACAGTGCTTCCGTAAAAGACAAACCACATTGCATGAACATTTTTCTATTGCAAGGTTGGGCATTACCAGTTCAaagttcttttagattttcaaatcaGCAGAAAGAACTgttgtataaatactttattcgtGGAGAAGAATCAGGTAATAAAATGAGCCCTGAGCAGGTTCACATGCAGCTGAGGAGAGAACTTCCGCCTGATCAATATGTAACTAGCCAACAGAtaagatctttattttcaaGGTAGGCATTGTTGCtatcaaaacttttgcaaattaGATTATGTTTCTGACtgttaaatagttcttttacaaatatgaaattaaaatttaggtgaaagttataattttgtgtgtttgtttacataaatttaaaaatatgtacaattGATATTGTTATAGATTTAGTAACCTGAAAAGAAAAGGTAAGCTGGTAGAACCGACaacagaaaataatgaaaatagtcAGGTTAACGATAACAAAGAAGTTTATGGCGAAAATGATGTCTTTAATCTGGCAGGAgacaatgaagatgataataaatatgagAAAGACATCGCCAATCTTGCAAAAGAAATTTGTCTTGTATGGAAAGTGAATGATTGGGTTGCTGTTGCATAtgaaaaacaatggaatattggatatattgtggaggtaatattattcaaagtatatattagtttcaagtttttattttgttttacaaaacagtgctctaaaataaaaggaatataaataaaatgtaaaaataatttcagaatgaCATTATAAAAgactttacaagttttattgaatgtaagcaaaattaaacaaatcataaactctttattatattattttaaatgttgcgcTAATATTTTTAGGTATCTATAACTGGGATCAGAGTTAATTGTATGATTAACGGGCAAGAGAAGAATACTTTTCGCTGGCCAGTTACTACCGAGGAGATAAATAAccaaactgataaaattatctGTTTAGTAAATGCTCCTTTTCTAATCAGTGGTTGTGGCGATTATTCATTATCCGAAGAAGACTATAATACAGTCATATCATTATTCTTAGAGAAACTTACTGCAGCAGAGTAGAAATTATGTGTGATGTGGTGGATAATGTGTGTAAATGActctattaataaatgaaaaactaatttttaaatggaaaaacatttaaatgtttgatttatgttttatttaattagcaatATAGTTATCTTGATGTTagatttttgttcagtttttaattcatgttatatCATGCGTGTGACAAAATCacacgaattttttttattattatgttaggacctttttgtattgacagttggatatgtttacatttttacaaaactaagcGCCGTAATGgttcattttgtaagtatactaaaacatttttttccaatttcaagccttaatatattaataggccataggtatcacataactttcttcgcatttttagactcaatacctttgataatttcaaatcctaaaagaaaaattgtgtgcaacacttcgccgctagaattaactccgattaaaagttgacaaaactgattgattttgtacttttgaactatgataattagccaaccgcacagtgtcacgcaacttttttatattttttggagagagcttttgggttacgtttgatattaactacaaaagctatgtgcaactttttgccttgccaaaaaaatgggttcaaaggtggcaaaaactaaatttctaaaaatttttaaaaaaatctcaaaaatttaagcccagattccgagtgaacgaaacatttttgaaaattttttttttccccaacaggttttctctatattctgatcaatatataaaaaattcaagcaatttggaGGAGGTCACTTCCACAGTTTCAGGAATTTGCCtgattcttagaaaaaaaaataatttgcaaatCAATGATTTTTGTGACGTAATACGCAAttcatatcaaataaataaaatttatgggaaaatacaaattaaatttttgttaacttaattaactttttttggtCAAACTCTTTCAGTTCCTGGTATTGTCATCGAAAATGATTAAGTGTgcaaaatttgatcaaaattgGTTGAgaaaaaagctttcaaaaattgatttcaaattttgtggcacacaaacatatatatatatatatatatatatatatatatatatatatatatatatatatatatatatatatatatatatatatatatatatatatatatatatatatatatatatatatatatatatttatttatatatagaaagtaACCTTATATAAAGCATggaaaaatatacattatttaacattatatttacactatttaacaagtggtgggttttatcaaattctaaatGTCAATGTTAAACatgtaatattttatgtaatgcAGACGTTTCTGGTGATAAAAAACCTGAATTTCCTAGGGAAATGGCCCATTGGATTGAAGCTTGGCAATCACAAAAGATACCAAACTGTGAGAGGTTTGCTTTAAGTGTTTAGACAGCTGCAGCACTAATAAGAGCACTTAATAGTCATGCCTCATTGATCGAGGACTTACTTAATAATGGATATCACTTTGTTTTTACTGCGAGATTTCAAAGTGACCCATTAGAAAGGAGATTTGGACAATATAAACAAATGAGCGGTGGAAGATTTTTGGTGGGTTTAAAAGATGTcactatttctgaaaaaatattaaaaatcaaaagtttagttaaagaaagtattaactttgatgatagTTTAAAAATGCCTCTTGagtcagaaaataatttaacagatttaaaaaactttcttcttgaTATTGATTAAGCTCAGTGTACCCCAGAAATCATGATACTTGCACCAGAAAGTAGGGAAGTAGGTGCTCATATTGCTGGATATATagcaaagaaacttaaaaaacgttttagtaCATGTTGTAAAGAATCTTTATGTTGTGTCAATATTGATGAAAGCAATCCTCATcatacttatttaacaattatttctagGGGTGGTCTCTATTCCATTACCATCACTTTTGGATTATGTTTGCACATCCTTTGCTATGATTGACTACtcttataacaaaataaagaaatttaatttacatgCACGACAagctttagaatatttttaaaaccacttttatgactcttttcaaactttttcttgtCCCATGCATGAGAAAATTGGGATAAAACTTGCTGGATGAACTGTTATcaacatttttcttaataataaaagaattatctctACCAGCGAAGTAGCTGTTCATCaagtaaaatcttttaaaaagaagaaatttgataaagtttaataaattatttataatataattattttattatttaatgaaaaaagaaaaatattttaatattttttataactgttcttgtttcttacattgtttttttactaattctaaattttaaaataaagactctttttatttatttatttcttaataaatgttCGTTTAATATCTAGAATTATGAATATATACAACTTTAGtggactttttaaatttagaaagtaaaataattttgaaaatgttcaaaACTTATTACGTTTTTGAAACATAACGATTTCAaaaactggccttctatttttttcttcaaaatgcaaaatatccggccgtataaataaagtaggccatgatatattatattatggtTATCAATACTATTTATCACGCatggatttaaatttttatcaacaaataatttaatttcagtgTTAATTATTAGGAGGATATTggttatttcttaaaacattagatagattttttatgtctttatatCATCCTAGCCATGTGTTGTTGATTTTATACGTTCTATCAATTACACAACGTATAAGACGAATTTCATGACAGAGAACAAAACtggaaaatttttgtaaaagaccAGTAGatgtttttttgtgataaactgATGTGGAAAGCGAAACAGACTTATTgataaaaacatctaaaaatgcAATTTGATTATCTTGTTCTTTTTCCgtcgtaaattttaaatttttaggctGTTTATTAAGATGTGTAAAAAATTCCTGAGCTTCAAACTCTGAATTTAAAATAGCGATAATATCATCCACATAACGTTTATGAAAAATCGGTATGGAGGAAGAGCAATTACTAACCCATTTTTGTTCGTGAAacccaataaaaatattagctaataTTGGCACTAAAAGAGAACCTATGGCAACGCAATCTAATTGATCATAATATTTCCCGTTAAATAAGAAATGAGAACCGGATGTtgaaatttgaagtttattttaaactgaactttagaaaaatattttaaacacgTATCATCTTCAAAGTATAAATCAGTAGCTTTATCTATAGTTTCATCAAGTggaatattagtaaataagcTTTCAACATCATAGGAAACTATATATTTGTTAGTTATATCAACTTGTTTTAATTCCTCAACAAATGAAAAAGACTCACAGGTGGGAAAAAATTTAGGTATATAAGGAGACAATAAATCAGAAAGATATTTGgcaagtttataattatatgtCCCATGACAAACAATCTAAtgtttataagcatttaatttCATCTGTTAGTTGTAAAAATCTAAGtaactataattgttttaaaattttggatacTGCTTCGcacaaaaacaaattgaaaattaaagaaGCACTCCATATTAAATGGGAAAAcccatctttaaataaacaaacagttcattataatataaatttgtctatctagtttttgtttttttttctttttttaatttacttaaaattttatttttatatttttgctatttacggtattataatttgtattataatttttattggtttataacaattctatttgtaatttctaattatatttatatccagagttttaaattgcaattttatcttttgaaaatgtagtagGTTAActacgaaacatgtcaagattaaaaaatgttgtgtttttctttaaaatatgttcatatatataaatatatatatatatatatatatatatatatatatatatatatatatatatatatatatatatatatatatatatatatatatatatgtcaatgttcttaaagaacagagcaataataaattagtaaaaacacttatctaatttttatttttcttcgaCAGCTTctttctccatcagtaggtttATCAGGAAGAATGTCTAAACatcaaaaagttcaaattataaaaaaattgtttcagatGAAATTGggaattgttataattaattatgtaataacTCTAGTGTTTTGCAACCAAGAAGTTGTATTAACTAcattagataattaaaaaatcatgaaaagaattctttagaattaGGATAAATTTAGACtggtcatttatttttataatttttttaaaagaaacttattttcatgactgcatttaaaaattaattcagattttttatttagtaaattttcttgatctaattgagtaataattttaaatttttcttgtaaacatagtaaacattttttggaaatgttaTTATAGTCAGGCGCAGTTTTTAGAATAGaccagtttaatttaaaattaatatttttttctttcagcagccaaatatattttgatagcaTAGtctcttttgagtattttttatgtttaaaagattgtttgtgGTTGGCATAACGATTTTTCTATTTGCCCTCGATTAAGCCAATGCATTGTTTATCAGGGTTGTTTTGCAAGGAAACAATgcatttgttaataatattttttaataagcaaTTGTCATTCATAGGGCAGCCAATTTTTGGCTTGCAGTTacaattttcagtattttttttgggggaaactcatttttattattccaTGCAAAAATTATGgtcttttataattctttcaataatttttgtacAGCTATAGCTTACCTTAATAGTGTTTCTGGTAAAAATTTTGTGCAATTTATTAGAGGGAGGAGAATGTatgttaactaattttaaaaacgcttttccaatacttgtttaaatatttttgctgtaCGGAGGATTGaaccaaattatatttctatttcgcttttttacaatttttgtttcaaatattagctcgaaatttttaaatccgCTTTTTTTAAGAGCATCTTCATACACGCGTTTGgaagagttaaaaatattttcaatagaaGAGTTTTGATTTGGTCTATTGTTAATTGAAATAGgaatttgttttaagatttgAGGGGGAtgatttgaatttatattaatataagatAATTCATCATTAGGTTTTTTATAAGGCCCATAAGAATTTTCCgagaggttaaatgtgacatcaagaaaattcacaatttttaaattaatgttaattttaatttggaagccaatgtttttgaaaatttgtataatatttcTTCTGATTTTGTCAAGTTGAGGCCCtgatttttattgcattataaTTAAGCCATCATCGCGATACAAGCCTAATTGATTAAAATGCACTATTTTAGCTAgggaatttaaaatatataagccTACAAATTCGCAAATTTCTGCTCCGTCCTAACTTCCCATTGTTATATCAAAGCACTCGTGCGTGGTATTTTTCTTCAACGTCTCGTTATTAAAATAGAGTAAGTTTTTCCTGCAATGTTTAATTATGTGAATAGTGTCGTCTGCAATTTCAGTGTGGATTTTTCcaaattcaattgttttatcaaaaatttcgGCTGTAATTGAGGGGTAAAATcgttaatatcaaattatataaatgtgcATTGATTTATATTACTTATTCTAGAAAACCAATTTATAACGTCAGTGGTATTTTTCCactgttgcaaatttaattttttttgaataattttatttatttcatcacaGAAATAAGTTCCTTATCTCCTCTTTTGATACCGAAGACTGATCCTGGTTGGGTTACGTCACGTTTACGTCACgttatactaaatttatattacgTTAAAACTTTGTTTCCATGGAGTCATTAGAACTCACGCCACCGTAATTCTAAttgtaatttaatgtttaatttttaattttgtaatatatggctgatgattgccgttatgca includes:
- the LOC136082089 gene encoding uncharacterized protein LOC136082089, with protein sequence MASKIQCPDISFETYITNQHFCLNIFSELNHEELEIAKNSLKTNKAPGIDDICSYIGVNVFPEIKQPIYEIFKSLIVTGSVPNKLKITKIVCHGTYNYKLAKYLSDLLSPYIPKFFPTCESFSFVEELKQVDITNKYIVSYDVESLFTNIPLDETIDKATDLYFEDDTYCVAIGSLLVPILANIFIGFHEQKWVSNCSSSIPIFHKRYVDDIIAILNSEFEAQEFFTHLNKQPKNLKFTTEKEQDNQIAFLDVFINKSVSLSTSVYHKKTSTGLLQKFSSFVLCHEIRLIRCVIDRTYKINNTWLG